In a genomic window of uncultured Flavobacterium sp.:
- a CDS encoding AI-2E family transporter — translation MIQPIKLPFYAKIACILISLISFAYIFCIAKDIITPVLMAFLFAVLLLPVFTFLKTKLKFPRHLAAICCVLLFAAFIIGILVFISYEVTDMANDFDTIKKNANAFITDIHKFIKDNFHVSIGEQKKYLDNVTKDSVQNGKATIGSAIVSITDLLLDCTIIPIYTFLFLLYKDHFVLFLAKLIDKENHSTLKGILSQIKVSINNYIVGLIFEMAVVSVLTSLGLWIIGIKYFILLGLITGILNVIPYIGILIAGVITVLASLTGSAETSIILGILIVNIIVQLIDNNLIVPLIINSKVEINAFVSIIGIIIGGAAAGISGMFLAIPLLAILKIIFDRIESLEPWGYVMGNHMPKKFTWRIRKVKAEN, via the coding sequence ATGATTCAGCCAATTAAGTTGCCATTCTATGCAAAAATTGCATGCATACTAATAAGTTTAATTTCTTTTGCCTATATATTTTGTATCGCAAAAGATATCATTACGCCAGTTTTAATGGCCTTTTTGTTTGCTGTTTTATTGCTTCCGGTATTTACTTTTCTAAAAACAAAATTGAAATTCCCAAGGCATCTTGCCGCGATTTGCTGTGTTTTGCTTTTTGCTGCCTTTATCATCGGAATATTAGTTTTTATATCCTATGAAGTTACGGATATGGCAAATGATTTTGATACTATAAAAAAGAACGCAAATGCTTTTATAACGGATATTCATAAGTTTATTAAAGACAATTTTCACGTAAGTATTGGTGAACAGAAAAAATATCTGGATAATGTCACAAAAGATTCTGTTCAGAATGGGAAAGCTACAATAGGTTCTGCAATTGTTTCTATTACAGATTTGCTTTTGGATTGTACAATTATTCCAATTTATACCTTTCTGTTTTTATTGTATAAAGATCATTTCGTGCTTTTTCTTGCCAAATTGATCGACAAAGAAAATCATAGCACTTTAAAAGGTATTTTGTCTCAAATCAAAGTTTCGATAAACAATTATATCGTAGGTTTAATTTTTGAAATGGCTGTTGTATCGGTATTAACGAGTTTGGGGCTTTGGATTATTGGTATTAAATATTTTATTCTGTTAGGATTAATAACCGGAATTCTAAACGTGATTCCATATATCGGAATCTTAATCGCGGGAGTTATTACTGTTTTAGCTTCTTTAACAGGATCTGCCGAAACATCTATTATTCTGGGAATTCTTATCGTAAATATTATTGTTCAATTAATCGATAATAATCTAATTGTGCCCTTAATTATCAATTCTAAAGTAGAAATTAATGCTTTTGTATCAATTATTGGAATTATAATTGGCGGTGCTGCCGCAGGAATTTCGGGAATGTTTTTGGCTATTCCACTTTTAGCGATCTTAAAAATTATTTTTGACAGAATAGAATCACTGGAACCGTGGGGTTATGTTATGGGAAATCATATGCCTAAAAAATTTACATGGAGAATCAGGAAAGTTAAAGCTGAGAATTAA